The genomic DNA CTGTTTTTTTTCAAAATAATGTATTTTTTTATATTTGATAAGTAAATAAATTTTTCAAAATTTCTTATTATTTATAATTTTATTTTTTTCATACATATATAGTAGATATATTTTTTATCTGCTGTTTTTATATTCTGAAAATTACTTTTACAGTGCTTTCTTACGCTTTTTTAATAACAGAATATTTTTCTAAGGCTTTTCTATGATTATTTATATTGTTTTTTTGGTATAATTTATAGTGTATGTTAAGAATTAAAAATTTGATAGGGAGGTAATACAATGAAAAATAAATTTATAATGACTTTAGCCTTAAGTTTAATAGTTGTCTCTTGTACAACTACAAATCCTGAGACAGGGAAAACACAGGCAAGTAAAACTACAATAGGTGCAGGGGCAGGAGCTGCTGCCGGTGCCGTACTAGGACAAATTATAGGTAAAGACACTAAAGGAACTGTAATAGGTACAGCTGCCGGTGCTGCAGTAGGAGCAGTTATTGGTAATGTTTTTGATAAACAGGAAGCTAAGTTAAGAGAGGATCTAAAAGGAACAGGTGTCGAGGTTACAAGAACAGCTGAGGGTGAAATTAAGCTGGTAGCTCCGGAAAATGTTACATTTGCTACTAACAGCAGTACTATTTCTTCGAGATTCACTAATACTCTTGATTCCATCGCGTCAGTATTAAAAGAATATCCTGATTCTAATAT from Sebaldella termitidis ATCC 33386 includes the following:
- a CDS encoding OmpA family protein, with amino-acid sequence MKNKFIMTLALSLIVVSCTTTNPETGKTQASKTTIGAGAGAAAGAVLGQIIGKDTKGTVIGTAAGAAVGAVIGNVFDKQEAKLREDLKGTGVEVTRTAEGEIKLVAPENVTFATNSSTISSRFTNTLDSIASVLKEYPDSNITVSGHTDSTGNDAINNPLSVNRANSVANYLKQEGIASSRITAVGYGSKQPVASNSTSDGRAQNRRVEIKITAK